Proteins from a single region of Theobroma cacao cultivar B97-61/B2 chromosome 10, Criollo_cocoa_genome_V2, whole genome shotgun sequence:
- the LOC18586151 gene encoding uncharacterized protein LOC18586151 encodes MANFDAKSLLKDKKFWFASFLIAWAAALQGHMMWMQRQDSFRQKFGTLNQSNDDEQENLSQS; translated from the exons ATGGCAAATTTTGATGCCAAATCTCTCCTCAAAGACAAGAAGTTCTGGTTTGCTTCTTTCCTCATTGCTTGGGCTGCTGCTCTCCAg GGGCATATGATGTGGATGCAAAGGCAGGACTCTTTCAGGCAAAAATTTGGTACACTAAACCAatccaatgatgatgaacaagAAAACTTGTCCCAAAGTTGA
- the LOC18586152 gene encoding putative nuclease HARBI1, with translation MGPIRGFKRRKKAADKKVVDQNVLPSSAAVASSLGSQPQPLDWWDEFSKRISGTLSQSKDSKSFESVFRISRKTFDYICSLVKEDMMARQSSFTDLNGKPLSLNDQVAVALRRLSSGESLSIIGDTFGMNQSTVSQITWRFVEAMEERGLHHLNWPSTEAEMEQIKSKFEKIRGLPNCCGAIDITHVVMTLPTMDPSNNVWFDREKNYSMILQAVVDPEMRFRDVIAGWPGSLSDAIVLRSSGFFRLSEEGKRLNGKKLNISEETDIREYIIGDAGFPLLPWLFTPYQGKGLSDLQVEFNKRHAATRMVAQMALARLKEMWRIIHGVMWMPDKNRLPRIILVCCLLHNILIDLEDEVLDDMSLSHHHDTGYRRQNCESLDKSALIMRDKLSLYLTGKLPP, from the exons ATGGGACCCATTAGAGGGTTCaagaggagaaagaaagcaGCAGACAAGAAGGTGGTTGACCAGAATGTCTTGCCTTCTTCTGCTGCTGTTGCTTCTTCTTTGGGGTCTCAACCGCAGCCTTTGGATTGGTGGGATGAGTTCTCCAAGAGGATTTCAG GTACCTTATCTCAATCAAAGGATTCAAAAAGTTTTGAATCAGTTTTCAGAATTTCAAGAAAGACATTCGACTACATCTGTTCTCTAGTGAAGGAAGATATGATGGCTAGGCAATCGAGCTTCACTGATTTAAATGGCAAGCCTTTGTCTCTAAATGATCAAGTAGCTGTTGCTCTTAGAAGGCTTAGTTCTGGTGAATCATTATCAATCATTGGTGATACTTTTGGGATGAATCAATCAACTGTTTCCCAGATAACCTGGCGGTTTGTGGAAGCAATGGAGGAAAGAGGGCTTCATCATCTCAATTGGCCTTCAACTGAAGCAGAGATGGAACAAATAAAGTCTAAGTTTGAGAAAATCCGGGGCCTTCCTAATTGCTGTGGTGCAATTGACATCACACATGTTGTCATGACTCTGCCTACAATGGACCCATCAAATAATGTCTGGTTTGACCGGGAGAAGAACTACAGCATGATTTTGCAGGCGGTTGTGGACCCAGAGATGAGATTTCGTGATGTGATTGCTGGGTGGCCAGGAAGTTTAAGTGATGCCATTGTCCTCAGGAGCTCAGGTTTCTTCAGACTTTCTGAAGAAGGAAAGAGGCTTAATGGAAAGAAGCTAAACATTTCAGAAGAAACAGATATAAGAGAATATATAATAGGGGATGCAGGTTTTCCCCTACTGCCATGGCTTTTTACTCCTTATCAAGGGAAAGGCCTCTCAGATCTTCAAGTTGAGTTTAATAAACGACATGCTGCAACCAGAATGGTAGCACAGATGGCTCTGGCAAGGCTCAAGGAGATGTGGAGAATAATACATGGGGTGATGTGGATGCCTGATAAAAATAGGTTGCCAAGAATCATTCTTGTTTGCTGCTTGTTGCACAATATTCTTATCGATCTGGAGGATGAGGTGCTAGATGATATGTCTTTGTCCCATCATCATGACACTGGTTATCGCCGACAAAATTGTGAATCTCTTGACAAATCTGCCTTGATTATGAGAGATAAACTGTCTCTCTACTTAACAGGAAAATTGCCACCTTAA
- the LOC18586153 gene encoding protein UPSTREAM OF FLC encodes MASYARLRMELPMQKRNQDRETSPERTMVWVESKSNKERKVSVVYYLSRNGQLEHPHFIEVPLSSPQGLFLKDVIIRLNSLRGEGMANRYSWSSKRSYKNGYVWQDLSKNDFIYPSHGHEYILKGSLLLQTSLSFRSYETVSSTSSISKNSSETYSSGEDSNVPAKIRRKHHSWSEFKELDEHKIYEARTSREFSSKGNNVSTQTDENARQRRVGGEEAEEHQRENGQQTPRPSSYSSSEVPECLNISADIRDQSVENDRPSGRIKASAVLMQLIACGSRRAKDCGGNANKGMNMLFHG; translated from the exons ATGGCAAGCTATGCGAGACTAAGGATGGAATTACCAATGcaaaagagaaatcaagataGAGAAACTAGTCCTGAGAGAACCATGGTGTGGGTTGAAAGCAAATCAAACAAGGAGCGGAAAGTTTCTGTTGTTTACTACCTCTCACGCAATGGCCAGCTTGAGCATCCTCATTTCATAGAAGTCCCTCTTTCTTCTCCCCAAGGACTCTTTCTCAAAG ATGTTATAATTAGACTAAACAGCCTCCGAGGTGAAGGTATGGCCAACAGGTATTCCTGGTCTTCGAAAAG GAGCTACAAGAACGGATATGTATGGCAAGACTTATCCAAAAACGACTTCATATACCCTTCCCATGGCCATGAATACATTCTCAAAGGATCACTACTCCTACAAACTTCTCTAAGCTTTCGATCCTACGAAACAGTTTCTTCAACTTCATCAATCTCCAAAAATTCCTCTGAGACATACAGTTCAGGTGAAGATTCCAATGTTCCGGCGAAAATTAGAAGGAAACACCATTCATGGAGTGAATTCAAAGAGCTTGATGAACACAAAATCTATGAGGCCAGGACAAGCAGAGAATTTAGCAGCAAAGGCAACAATGTGTCAACACAGACAGATGAGAATGCAAGGCAAAGAAGAGTTGGGGGTGAAGAAGCTGAAGAACATCAAAGGGAGAATGGACAGCAGACTCCTCGACCATCTTCGTATTCAAGTTCAGAAGTTCCGGAATGTCTGAACATCTCAGCAGATATTAGAGATCAAAGTGTTGAAAATGATCGCCCCAGTGGAAGGATCAAGGCATCTGCAGTTCTAATGCAGTTGATTGCCTGTGGATCAAGAAGAGCCAAGGACTGTGGAGGCAATGCAAATAAAGGAATGAACATGCTGTTTCATGGATGA
- the LOC18586154 gene encoding protein gar2, protein MVLSNKKLKQKLRAELLAKKVAEPDADIKNPDSNSEAQSVKSLLDSVTRKPRLSKREKRRQTLSFSKGSNKETEGKGEDVEEVEEEEKKKKKKRKREEDVKEEKGRNKETKKKKKNNKNKKGKNVSEEQGVLQVENGTESQVREDAATKVYVGGIPYRYTEDDIRYYFEGCGTILDVDCMKFPDTGKFRGIAIISFKTEAAVKEALALDRAEMGGMQLTIQPYKSTRANNKVTGFSPKMVEGYNRIYVGNLSWDITEDDLRKLFSDCDVSSIRFGMDKETGEFRGYAHVDFSDSVSVAMALKLDQEIVCGRPVKISCAVPKNEVKSQSRSHPTRTEVPKSNEAPAVKEAPAIEEAPASNEALTGNEAPTMGNKADNGGSTVSSGKLRRRTCYECGQKGHISSACPNKKTADTTNTNTN, encoded by the exons atggtattATCAAACAAGAAGCTTAAGCAGAAGCTTAGGGCAGAACTGTTGGCAAAAAAAGTGGCCGAACCCGACGCTGATATCAAAAACCCAGATTCAAATTCGGAGGCCCAGTCCGTGAAATCTCTCCTAGACTCTGTAACTCGGAAACCCAGATTGTCGAAGCgagaaaaaagaagacaaaccctttctttttcaaaaggGTCGAACAAGGAAACTGAGGGAAAGGGAGAGGATGTTGAAGaagtagaagaagaagaaaagaagaaaaaaaagaagaggaagagagaggAGGACGTGAAGGAGGAGAAGGGAAGGAATAAGgagacaaagaaaaagaagaagaacaataAGAATAAGAAGGGGAAGAATGTAAGTGAAGAGCAAGGAGTTTTGCAGGTTGAGAATGGGACTGAAag CCAGGTGAGGGAGGATGCTGCCACAAAAGTATATGTTGGAGGCATTCCATATCGCTATACCGAGGATGATATTCGATATTATTTTGAAGGTTGTGGTACTATACTTGATGTTGATTGTATGAAGTTTCCAGACACTGGGAAGTTTAGAGGAATTGCAATTATTAGTTTCAAG ACAGAAGCTGCAGTGAAAGAAGCCTTGGCTCTTGACAGAGCTGAAAT GGGTGGAATGCAGCTAACAATTCAGCCCTACAAATCCACACGAGCCAATAATAAAGTAACTGGTTTTTCCCCAAAAATGGTGGAGGGCTACAACAGAATATATGTTGGAAATTTGTCATGGGATATAACTGAGGATGATCTTAGGAAGCTTTTCTCAGATTGTGATGTATCATCTATACGCTTTGGCATGGACAAGGAAACCGGAGAATTCCGAGGCTATGCCCATGTGGATTTCTCTGATAGTGTCTCAGTAGCCATGGCATTAAAGTTAGACCAAGAAATTGTGTGCGGTAGACCTGTCAAGATAAGTTGTGCAGTTCCTAAGAATGAAGTAAAAAGTCAATCAAGATCTCATCCTACAAGAACTGAAGTCCctaaaagtaatgaagcaCCTGCAGTTAAAGAAGCACCAGCAATTGAAGAAGCACCTGCAAGTAATGAAGCACTTACAGGTAATGAAGCGCCTACAATGGGTAATAAAGCTGATAATGGTGGTTCAACTGTCAGCAGCGGTAAGTTGAGGCGAAGGACATGCTATGAGTGTGGACAGAAGGGCCATATTTCTTCTGCTTGCCCAAATAAGAAAACTGCAGATACGACCAATACAAACACAAATTAA
- the LOC18507107 gene encoding F-box protein At2g39490 isoform X1, giving the protein MALVKDGTKKEAVTAVLNFLNDFPQLHRPRNNWGLQFNFDQGSVLFVAIAPAGILHLDFSAGKQESQRQFSLSLGRNQRIYYHHQPSLSTAFNLKALYLVSVCHVSSEMVSCLSSNIPSLESLTIAKCNGLQSIQLESNSELQKLTVLDCFQLESIRMHFNLQFRLKSFQCRGRVVCFKYYDEDPLYYRYPPANDCSHSDLKDAMLDFRQGPGYYGINIPGFELIPQSIRWVKTLTLRRWVFEELILPELNPLGEGFCKLTELWWIDNSPERYNSNALISFLKLCPQLTRLYITIDPNSYNMANIKMSSIKVTRSTKLKHLKAVKLEGFANEEEEFDLAKQLKEVLEAEPLIIRWDGTVRRLTKVQKQLKKGTDPYEYIEQRVENLNELCPKHPHMDH; this is encoded by the exons ATGGCTTTAGTGAAAGATGGGACTAAAAAGGAAGCTGTCACTGCTGTTTTGAACTTTCTCAATGATTTTCCTCAACTTCATCGACCAAGAAACAACTGGGGGTTGCAATTTAACTTTGATCAAGGTAGTGTCCTCTTTGTTGCCATTGCACCTGCTGGTATACTTCACCTAGATTTCTCTGCAGGGAAACAAGAATCTCAAAGGCAATTTAGCTTGTCCTTGGGGCGAAACCAGCGAATTTACTACCACCACCAGCCATCTCTTTCCACTGCATTCAACTTGAAAGCTCTTTATCTTGTATCAGTTTGTCATGTTTCTTCAGAGATGGTTTCTTGTCTGTCGTCCAATATCCCATCTCTTGAAAGTCTGACAATAGCAAAATGCAATGGATTACAATCTATTCAACTTGAGAGTAATTCAGAGCTTCAAAAATTAACCGTCTTAGATTGCTTCCAATTGGAGTCTATCAGGATGCATTTCAATTTACAGTTTAGGTTAAAGTCCTTCCAATGTCGAGGAAGGGTTGTgtgttttaaatattatgatgaaGATCCACTCTACTACCGGTATCCTCCTGCCAATGATTGTTCACATTCGGACCTGAAAGACGCCATGCTTGATTTTAGACAAGGCCCTGGCTACTATGGCATCAATATACCTGGCTTTGAATTAATCCCTCAAAGCATAAGATGGGTCAAAACTCTGACATTACGTAGATGGGTTTTCGAG GAATTGATCTTACCAGAGCTAAACCCTTTAGGTGAAGGCTTCTGCAAGCTAACAGAATTGTGGTGGATTGATAATTCACCAGAGAGATATAACAGTAATGCCTTAATCTCCTTTCTCAAACTCTGTCCTCAGTTAACCAGGCTCTATATCACT ATCGATCCTAACAGCTATAACATGGCAAACATAAAGATGTCTTCGATCAAGGTCACGAGGTCTACGAAATTGAAGCATCTCAAGGCTGTCAAGTTAGAGGGATTTGCCAATGAGGAAGAGGAGTTTGATCTGGCAAAGCAGTTGAAAGAGGTATTGGAAGCAGAACCACTGATTATAAGGTGGGATGGAACTGTGAGACGTCTAACAAAAGTACAAAAGCAGCTAAAGAAAGGGACAGATCCATATGAATATATTGAGCAAAGAGTTGAAAATCTTAATGAATTATGTCCTAAACATCCTCACATGGACCACTAA
- the LOC18507107 gene encoding F-box protein At2g39490 isoform X2, which produces MALVKDGTKKEAVTAVLNFLNDFPQLHRPRNNWGLQFNFDQGKQESQRQFSLSLGRNQRIYYHHQPSLSTAFNLKALYLVSVCHVSSEMVSCLSSNIPSLESLTIAKCNGLQSIQLESNSELQKLTVLDCFQLESIRMHFNLQFRLKSFQCRGRVVCFKYYDEDPLYYRYPPANDCSHSDLKDAMLDFRQGPGYYGINIPGFELIPQSIRWVKTLTLRRWVFEELILPELNPLGEGFCKLTELWWIDNSPERYNSNALISFLKLCPQLTRLYITIDPNSYNMANIKMSSIKVTRSTKLKHLKAVKLEGFANEEEEFDLAKQLKEVLEAEPLIIRWDGTVRRLTKVQKQLKKGTDPYEYIEQRVENLNELCPKHPHMDH; this is translated from the exons ATGGCTTTAGTGAAAGATGGGACTAAAAAGGAAGCTGTCACTGCTGTTTTGAACTTTCTCAATGATTTTCCTCAACTTCATCGACCAAGAAACAACTGGGGGTTGCAATTTAACTTTGATCAAG GGAAACAAGAATCTCAAAGGCAATTTAGCTTGTCCTTGGGGCGAAACCAGCGAATTTACTACCACCACCAGCCATCTCTTTCCACTGCATTCAACTTGAAAGCTCTTTATCTTGTATCAGTTTGTCATGTTTCTTCAGAGATGGTTTCTTGTCTGTCGTCCAATATCCCATCTCTTGAAAGTCTGACAATAGCAAAATGCAATGGATTACAATCTATTCAACTTGAGAGTAATTCAGAGCTTCAAAAATTAACCGTCTTAGATTGCTTCCAATTGGAGTCTATCAGGATGCATTTCAATTTACAGTTTAGGTTAAAGTCCTTCCAATGTCGAGGAAGGGTTGTgtgttttaaatattatgatgaaGATCCACTCTACTACCGGTATCCTCCTGCCAATGATTGTTCACATTCGGACCTGAAAGACGCCATGCTTGATTTTAGACAAGGCCCTGGCTACTATGGCATCAATATACCTGGCTTTGAATTAATCCCTCAAAGCATAAGATGGGTCAAAACTCTGACATTACGTAGATGGGTTTTCGAG GAATTGATCTTACCAGAGCTAAACCCTTTAGGTGAAGGCTTCTGCAAGCTAACAGAATTGTGGTGGATTGATAATTCACCAGAGAGATATAACAGTAATGCCTTAATCTCCTTTCTCAAACTCTGTCCTCAGTTAACCAGGCTCTATATCACT ATCGATCCTAACAGCTATAACATGGCAAACATAAAGATGTCTTCGATCAAGGTCACGAGGTCTACGAAATTGAAGCATCTCAAGGCTGTCAAGTTAGAGGGATTTGCCAATGAGGAAGAGGAGTTTGATCTGGCAAAGCAGTTGAAAGAGGTATTGGAAGCAGAACCACTGATTATAAGGTGGGATGGAACTGTGAGACGTCTAACAAAAGTACAAAAGCAGCTAAAGAAAGGGACAGATCCATATGAATATATTGAGCAAAGAGTTGAAAATCTTAATGAATTATGTCCTAAACATCCTCACATGGACCACTAA
- the LOC18586156 gene encoding F-box protein At2g39490, with protein MGKKLRKKKKKNRNKKQNQPREINEISNQIENLVLEETNDDFISRLRDDILCQILSLVPFRCAVQTSLLSTRWRYVWRKAIELQGTIEDVPRVITSLLDPFDKLSCHRRIRLHFRQGSILSTIKDKEELHLNFCADGQETFSHFDWSLELNPQIPISDLSSCIKVLHLKSVNKLTRETVSSVVSKFQLLESLQISECKGLQSLYIEAGSRFRSLVILECLQLNDVYVFAYNLKELVFQGQLPWFWLKYSPHLECVILDFRYGPGYNPFACENLLSLLLAVKNVKTLTISGWLFKVSISKWLSSAGAIWERKDVLFNNLKELRWIDSSMENHSIATLVSVLRLCPSLEKLVINVDPASYCSPSKGECSFWKEYSNRVANTATLDHLNMVKLKGFLGQEDEILLAERLVEVASVELIHVK; from the exons ATGGGAAAGAAACtcaggaagaagaaaaagaagaacagaAACAAGAAGCAGAACCAGCCCAGGGAGATCAatgaaatttcaaatcaaataga AAATCTTGTTTTAGAGGAAACGAATGATGATTTCATTAGCAGATTAAGAGATGATATCCTTTGCCAAATCCTTTCTTTAGTTCCTTTCAGATGTGCAGTACAAACTAGTCTGTTGTCAACTCGTTGGAGATATGTGTGGAGGAAAGCAATAGAACTTCAAGGAACAATAGAGGATGTTCCAAGAGTGATCACATCGCTTCTTGATCCATTTGACAAGCTTTCATGTCATCGAAGAATCCGGCTTCACTTCAGACAAGGCAGTATTCTATCTACAATCAAAGATAAGGAGGAACTTCATCTGAATTTCTGTGCTGATGGACAGGAAACTTTCAGCCATTTTGACTGGAGTCTAGAGCTCAATCCGCAAATCCCAATTTCTGACTTGTCTTCATGTATAAAAGTCCTTCATCTAAAGTCAGTGAACAAGCTGACTAGGGAAACAGTTTCATCTGTTGTTTCAAAGTTCCAGCTTCTTGAAAGCTTGCAGATTTCTGAATGCAAAGGATTACAATCACTTTATATTGAAGCCGGTTCAAGATTTCGAAGCTTGGTTATTTTGGAGTGTTTACAACTGAATGACGTATATGTTTTTGCATATAACCTCAAGGAATTGGTGTTTCAGGGACAACTTCCTTGGTTTTGGCTCAAATATTCTCCTCACTTGGAGTGTGTCATTCTTGATTTCAGATATGGTCCTGGCTACAATCCCTTTGCTTGTGAAAATCTTTTGTCCCTTCTGTTGGCTGTCAAAAACGTTAAGACTCTTACAATATCTGGCTGGCTTTTTAAG GTATCAATTTCAAAGTGGCTATCTTCAGCTGGAGCCATTTGGGAGAGAAAAGACGTTCTCTTCAACAATTTAAAGGAGTTACGTTGGATTGACAGCTCAATGGAAAATCACAGCATAGCTACCTTGGTTTCTGTTTTAAGGCTCTGCCCTTCTTTGGAGAAGCTAGTCATAAAT GTGGATCCTGCTAGTTACTGCAGTCCAAGCAAGGGAGAATGTAGTTTCTGGAAGGAGTACTCGAATCGAGTTGCCAATACTGCAACTCTGGATCATCTCAATATGGTTAAACTGAAGGGCTTCCTAGGTCAGgaagatgaaattttattgGCAGAACGGTTGGTTGAGGTAGCTTCAGTGGAGCTGATACATGTAAAGTGA